The nucleotide sequence aaaAAGGACgaagcagaaagaaaatgaatgaatgaaaataaacattacatgcCAGGGAAGACAGAAATGCAGCTTTTTTATTGTAAGATTCAGAAATCAAATACATATAAAGATTTAGATCTTCAAGACAAATCTGAAATAAAGGTTTACGCTTACAAAATTTACACTTGTGCATAAAATGTTGAGCCAAAAATAGAAGATCAAAtaggatcattcattcatttactttcttttcagcttagtccctttattaatctgaagtcgccacagcgggatgaaccgccaatttattcagcatatgcccttccagccacaacgcatcactgcaaaacacccatacattcccattcactacggaaaatttagcctaaccaattcacctacagcacatgtcattggacttgtgggggaaatcggagcacccggaggaaacccacgcaaacacggggagaacattcttgttgtgaggtgacagcgccaCCCACTgcgtacaggtgaaatgggtatgctaaattgtctgtagtgtataaatgcaagagtgtatgggtgtttcccagtgatgggttaaaatataagctggataagttggcggttcattctgctgtggcgaccactgataaattaAAGGACgaagcagaaagaaaatgaatgaatgaaaataaacattacatgcCAGGGAAGACAGAAATGCAGCTTTTTTATTAGAAGATTCAGAAATCAAATACATATAAAGATTTAGATCTTCAAGACAAATCTGAAATAAAGGTTTACGCTTACAAATGTTGAGCCAAAAATAGAAGATTAAataagatcattcattcatttactttcttttcagctgagcccctttattaatctgcggtcgccacagcgggatgaaccgccaatttattcagcagatgcccttccagccacaatgcatcactgcgaaacacccatacattcccattcactacggaaaatttagcctacccaattcacctacagcacatgtcattggacttgtgggggaaatcggagcacccggaggaaacccacgcaaacacggggagaacattcctgttgtgaggtgacagcgccaCCCACTGCGTACAGGTGAaatgctaaattgtctgtagtgtatgaatgccatagtgtatgggtgtttcccagtgatgggttgcagctggaagggcatccactgcttaaaatataagctggataagttggcggttcattccgctgtgctacAGAATtacagaaacaggacaaaaaaaaactagataataaatatattttaagaaaaggagtaagtagtgaatgcaaatatacaaactgACAAGTGTATGTGCAGGTATATCTATACACAACATTATATGTGCAGGTGTTATAAGCAAGTTGGGatgtaaagtatgttgttaaaGAAATTAAAAGTGTATAAAATGTAGTGATGGTTGTTTCACAGTTACTTTCATAAAGTGTTCATGAGATGTattgagggaagaaactgtttctgtgtttaGCTTTTATGGTGCACAGTGCTCTGTAGCGTCGACCAGAAGGTAAAAGctcaaagaggcagtgtgctgggtgtgaggggtccagagtaATTTTGGCAGCTCTctcgctctggataagtacagttcttggaGAGTAGGGAGGGTTGTATTAGTGATTCGCTCAGCAGTCCGAACTCTTTGTCGTAGTCTTCAGAGGTcagatttggtagctgagctaagCCAGACAGTTATTAATGTGCAGTGCAGCTGTTTGAGCAGCTCCTATAGAAGGTTGAACGTCATTTCATTTACAAATTCAAACAGTACTGCAATATGATACATAAATGTAAATCAAAAAAGCGCTCAAGACCTCTAATATTATCTGTAAATTTAAGATTGACAAGTAAACTACCATaattagtgtgtgtgaataaagagagagtgtatgggtgttttccagcacggtgctggtttgcagctggaagagctaGAATGCTAAAAACTCCACCACATGTATGCTTGTACATCAAACATTCAGCTCAATAACATTAAGCACAACTAATCTTTGTTAAATCTAcaaatgttgtcttttttgtgCCTGACTGATCTCACTTGAAATGTTTTCACAGTAATCaaccttaaaaaaaacagaataaacacatcttttgtaaaaatgtgactttatttcaacatttagtacaaaattcataataattatcatcaGTTGTGAGGCTTGTCGCCCCAGCCTGATGTCAGTTTGTGTCCGTGTTCAGCTCAGCACCATCTTTACGATGGGCAGTTTCCAGTGGCACCACGTGGAGGAACGGACCTCGCCACCTATATATACAGGGTTTGGATTATCACTCACCATAAAATAACCTATATCACCTACATATAAGACCACTAGTCAATAAATGATGATTAATGATTAGACTAAAGATGGTTACTAAAGCTGATGAGGACTATATTAAAGCAAACACTAAAGATTGTAACTTTAtccatcttcagaacacaaattaagaatagttctgaagatgaacatgaggacgagtaataaataacataacttCAATTATTGGGTGaaccttttaattgttttatttatttatcaatgatTTTTCATTGTTTCTAAAATAATTTTGATTGGTCAATAACATGGCCAGTTATCGATTTATATTTCCATATAGACGGTTttgtagttgttttattttatttcttatattgttttatattaatgaattttttttatttcattattacatttttaatattttgttttctagTTTTGAGGCCAAATTGGATGGTGAGTGATAATGTTAATTGtaaaccctgtatatatatcaGTTGTTCCCAGTAATCATTGGTCCAGAAGTCTCTCTGATCCGTCTCAAATAAAATTTTCacagagacacataaaaatatatgGACCTGGATTGGGAACGACTGAgatatatctttttatttatttttttattatagattttattttagcatGTAAAAGTGCAAGAATTAGTGCAAAAGCTGGTGTTAAAGTGCAGGAAGAGGCACATACACTATATAAAGGTCCAAATTGTTAAGTGCtttatcatttctttttttttatttacaaggaATTTAATTGGAGGTTATGGGGTGATTGGAATGACTAGATCCATCCGTTAAATTAGGACAGTTCTCATCATTCCTCCTTGTTCTCGTCTGAAACATAAACAGAGACAATTTTAAAGCATGAATAGATGAAacaaataacatgtaaaatggaagAACATAAGATTTTGTTTGGTTTCCATTTGTCTGTGTTGAAATGAGTAAGAGAAGTGGTGCTTATGCAAAAAATGGGAGATGGAAACACTAATTTGCTGAATAAACTCTAACTTGGGGGTGATctgctctaacaacttgatggaaattCACCTAACTAACATCATGTTAAGATGAAAATCTGCCTTATGACAGTGTAAGATGGCTAATGTCAAATGAAATCTGCCTTATGACAGTGTAAGATGGCTAATGTCAAATGAAATCTGCCTTATGACAGTGTAAGATGGCTAATGTCAAATGAAATCTGCCTTATGACAGTGTAAGATGGCTAATGTCAAATGAAATCTGCCTTATGACAGTGTAAGATGGCTAATGTCAAATGAAAGCTGGCTTATGACAGTGTAAGATGGCTAATGTCAAATGAAAGCTGGCTTATGACAGTGTAAGATGGCTAATGTCAAAATGTATTCGATACCCTAATCCACTTATGGGAACTGAGGTTCTGCAGTTCAAGCCGATCCTTTGGGTCCAACTGCAGACAGCCGTGGAAGAAATCGCAGCAGTCTGTGCAGAAAGAAGAAAGAGTTTATACATGCTTGTTTAAATGACATTCAAATTATCCTATACAATCATCTTTAGCCTAAGTGAAGATCTCACCTCTTGACAAGCCTTTAATCCTCAACCTTCTGTTGTTCATTCTAGGCAAGTCACTTTGTTCTGGAAATCTGTAGAAAACTAGCAGAAACAGAACAACTCCAAGTGACCAGACTGTCGCTGGTTCCCCGTGGTATCTTCCAGTTGACGAAAACTCGGGAGGGAAGTACTCTCTGGTGCCTGAAAGAGAATTTGTTTCCACCAACAGTATAGATAAACAACAGCGAATgtttcacagaaaaaaataaatcagcagAGTTTAAGACCCTTCTTACAGCTTTGAAGGATGAACATACCTCTAAAGTATTGGAAACTGTCCTCAGTAAGAAGATCGCCGCACCCGAAGTCAATCAGTTTGACCTCAAGGGTGTCCGGGTTAATCAGCAAGTTCTCCAGCTTGATATCACGATGAAGAACTCCACGCTGGCAGCATGTTTGGGCTGCAACTGTTGTCTGGTACATGATTGTTCGTAGCTTGTTCTCTGGAATGATGCCTTCGCAGTCGAGAAGGAACTCATGCAAGCTCATGCAGGGTATGGGCTGCTCTAGCACCATGAAGTACCTATCAGCCTCCACCTTCCAGTCCAAAAGCTCGATGATTTCCTTAACCTTGGGGCCTTTATTGGCAAGAAAGTGCAGAGCGATCTCCAGTGGAAGTGGATCTTCAAACCCATCCTACAAGAAAGACAGTTGTGAAGATCATTTGATAGAAAAGGTATTTTCAATAAACAAGTCCTGGACAAACTGTTGGCAATGTCTATCACAAAAAGCATTTGTAGTCTACGATTAATATGACAAGAAGACAGTAAACGAGAGCAGACTACTTACAACACTGATGAATCGCTTCTCCTCCTCGAAATCGGACAATTTTACTGCCACCTGAAGGCCATCTTCTAAACGAGTGGCTGAGAAAACGGCTCCACAGCCTCCTTCACCCAGCTGAGCTTCAATTGCATAGCAGTGGGAATTGATCTCTGTGAAAAGACAAAGAAGAGATGAGAAATCATCAGTGGTACAGTACCTTCATCTAAAACCTTTCCTCTTTCATATATAAATTGAGATACTACTCTGAATATCTGTCCCTTAAAAGTTTATCTGatggtaaaaataaacaaatgagtgtAAAATATTCAGTCTCACCTTtaaggtttagttcacccaacAATAAACATTTACTCTCTATTTCCTCAACCTCTAGTGTTTTCAAACATTTGTGAGTTTCCTTTGTTAAATGAAGAAATttagaagaaaactgaaaacctgtaaccaccgtcttccacagtaggaaaacacATACTATGAcaatcaatagttacaggtttcaagATTTCctcaaatatgatttttttattttcaacagtaaaaagattctcagacaggtttggaacaagtaaagggtgagcaaatgatgacagaagtttcagttttgggtgaactatcccttaaatatgAATACGATATATAATAAATCTTCACAGATGCATTTTCAGCTATTCCTGACAAAATGCATATTAAAGTCTGTTTAAAGCATAAACCATTGTTAAAAGATGCATGTGTGTTGGATAACTGTAGGGTCGAGGTAGTAAACTCACCAATGATTTGTGTCTCTTTGTCCTCCTTCAATTTCTCAGGTTCAGCAGAGTCAACAAACAGGGGTTCATCATCACCACAGCCAGACTCAGCAGTTAAGAAGCCTGAAGAGAGATCATCACTCCAGCTCGACTCAACAGTTAAGAAGCTTGAAGAGAGATCTTCACTCCAGCTTGACTCAGCAGAGAAGAAGCTGAGATCCAGTGATGGTTCCTCCAgtgatggttcctcactgtgaacactgacaggctcctccagcgatggttcctcactgtgaacactgacaggctcctccagcgatggttcctcactgtgaacactgacaggctcctccagcgatggttcctcactgtgaacactgacaggctctaccagcgatggttcctcactgtgaacactgacaggctccttcagtgatggttcctcactgtgaacactgacaggctcctccagcgatggttcctcactgtgaacactgacaggctctaccagcgatggttcctcactgtgaacactgacaggctctaccagcgatggttcctcactgtgaacactgacaggctctaccagcgatggttcctcactgtgaacactgacaggctctaccagcgatggttcctcactgtgaacactgacaggctccttcagtgatggttcctcactgtgaacactgacaggctcctccagcgatggttcctcactgtgaacactgacaggctcctccagcgatggttcctcactgtgaacactgacaggctctaccagcgatggttcctcactgtgaacactgacaggctcctccagcgatggttcctcactgtgaacactgacaggctcctccagcgatggttcctcactgtgagcactgacaggctcctccagcgatggttcctcactgtgaacactgacaggctcctccagcgatggttcctcactgtgaacactgacaggctctaACAGTGATGGCTCTTTACACCAGTCATCGATTTCTTGACCTAAAGAAAGGATTATTATATAAAagattttagttttattcaaataatatttatttatagttattaagCATATTAATGAATGCTGTAAATTATAAAGTGACTTTGACAGTGGTGTCAAACTCAAATGACATTGATTGAaggttttaatattattttaatattattatttattttaggtcATTTACATGAATAGCAATATTTGTACAATATTTCGAGTGTGTTTTGTGCTTGTACTTTGGCTGGTTTCGGCCTGTCATGGATTGACCTAAATAAGAATCACACTTAAAACCTCCAGCAGGTGGAGACGAGTCCTAAAGTGTAGTTTATTCACTCATTAATTGTACACCTCTTTAACAATATCATGCCATTCTTTTTAATGGCCTTTTTGCTAGTTGTTAGTAGTGTATTAAGAAGATACgcaacattttaaagtatttttgaaGAGTAAATTACCAGGTacagttttaaaattacattccaGATTCAATCCCATTATTGCATTTATCTCTTAATTCAAATCTTGCCAATAGGTGTGTATAGTATTACAATCCCAAAATATGTGAAATGATCAGCCAAAACAATTCCACAATTTCTCCAGCATTCATCATGTTTTGATCaagaacacaaattaaattaaccTGAAAAAGTGTTGATATTAGAAATGTACCGAATTTTCAGCCACTGAACATTTGTCagctgaaaatatgttatgccctTTAATGGACCCTTTACTTTTTGTggattcagtcattgttgggttaCTCTttcaaatctggaagcattaacaagtTGTAAGCAATTCCATGCATATGTTTTTACCAAGATAGTGAAACTTTTTTTGAGTAGGcttgtaatttaatgaactataaAACTActcaaaatgtctctgtcaatgttgtCAAACAActatatttaatttaccaaagtcaaacaaGTGGCAATTTCTCATTTGTCACATTGTCACTACTGATTAAATTATTTCTTTTAggctgtgcagtttaattcacagaatttctacaaagtatgctgtatactgtaaactcatcAACCTTTTTTGATCAAATCCACAATGTGTTCTtaattttctcatttaaagtatacaaaatgtttacagactgatatttttttgattCCTTAACTCTGTCTTTagctgttttggaaaatataaacagatgttcaAATATAATGTGAACATACACCTtatctgtgaatttattttttgagtttttactgaaatgacacatccataatgctggaattgctcttatatcaaaatatatatatcactatTGCTCAATATAGATAATAATTATTGAGATAGCATTTTTGTCAAATCGCCCTGCCCTACATTTTACTACCTTTCATGTCTTTGACTGAGCAGTCTCTTGCTGTGTATGGTGGATGAGgaagctctctgatttcataTGAAGTACCCTAATTTGTTACTTAAGGTCTCAGGAATTAGGATTTAATTTTTGAGCGAACTAAACCTTTCATTTTAAAGCAAAGAAAATTACTTTATGAAAAACGAATTGACTCCTTTGTATGGTGAATGTTTGACACCGCTGTGTTTAAACCAATAGAATTGTATTAAAACCAATTAACCATATTCActgtgttttgtaatgttttctcCCAGTAAGGTAAAATTAATCGTAGAGCTCTACACAGACTCCAGGTAAGAAAATAAAGCACTTGTGTTACATAAAATGGACATATCGTTTACCGTCACTGTTCCTCACAGGTGGTACATCATTCTGGACCTCTTCTTCAGTGTTGTTGGTGTCTCTTTCTCTCAGAAAGAGAGCAATTACTCCGAGCACGgtaaataacatttttggttaAACTTGCGTACACTTATAGATGAGAAAATCCAAATAAACTTACAATAAACACTGAAATGTTCTGAAAGTAAAGCTAGTTTATCAAAGTGATCCTCAATTAACCGTACGCTATCAATTGACAGTATTAGCAGAGCAAACTTTGTACAGCTTCTAGCTTTGTGTCAAATAAACGCAATGAGCAAATTTTTCACCGAGAGAGCTCTTTTGCTGTTGCGTCACGATCGAACCCGCGTTCCAACGTTCTACTACTGGTACGTGATTGGTCAGTTTTGTGACGTGGTCGGAGCTTTCGCTTAACCGAAGAAAAACAACATTAGCGTTTCCTTCACGGCTGTTTTTAGagcaaaataaaatttgtaaactTGTCCCGTTTGAAGAGTCTTTACTGTCTGCTTTGTGAGCCAGTGTTTCCATTTAAATCAGGGTCAATTTAAACCGTTCACAGGTAAGATATGTCTAGCATTCGTTTCTTACTTTAAATGGAAGTTGTTGGCTGTAAGAGCTTGTTTACACATTAAAACGCGAGATATGATATTGAATATCACATTAAATCATTTGATCTAACTTATCAAACCCCATTTACACTGCAAATGCAGTTGCAAGTAACGTACGGTTAACGATAATGCTGAGATGGAGGCATGTATATTAATGAGCCAATAATCAGATTCATTCAGTAATAAAATTAGCTTTGTCTAAATCTGATTATTCATTAACTCATTTCACTAACGCTTGTTCCAGCAAATAGTAAACAAAAATGTGCAAATTCAGTCACAGACTTTTCCCTTCACTTTCTGTCTGGCTTTATAAATTACttctttattattagtttgttcTGATATTTGATAACAAAGATACCAGCTTGTTGTTTTTCATTAaacataatgataaaataaaaggactaatttgatgtatttatttgtaaaagcATACAGTTATTgcattattaacaaaataatataaatagctaTTAATAATAATCTACACAGGTGTTTAAATGACTCTTAATCTTAAGGTATGTtgtaaaatgtgaataaattatgTGAATGTAGGAAATGAAAATACAAACTGGTCAAAAAGGGCACTTGCCTAGTTAGAGTAGGACTGATTAGGGTCTTTCTGTGCACATGTCTGAGTGTctttaagttattttaataatattaaacatggCTGTTCTTGGTTTATAGGAAGCAGAAGAAATGGGCATGGAGAATGTGATGTGAAAGAGAGAAGAACAAACCCCCATATAGTACAAGTATGTAGTGGATTTTTGTAAGGTTGTTAATGGCTGTTTTTGAATATTTACTGCAGGGATTATGACATGTTGCTTTAGTTGATTACTTAGTAGTTAGTAGTTGTTTTAGTTTTGATTTGATTCTTTTTTTGGCTCAAAAACAGACAGTGCCCAGCTTAAATGAGCTTTTTGAAAATTATGGATTTAAATTTTTCTGATTAAATGGCAATATGTATTGCAGAAATTTTATTAACACGCTTATTAAACAGTTAATGTAAGAGCATGCTCATTATCATAAGTACTAAGTAATCATTAGTACTTGCTACAATAAATACTACTTAGTTGATCAAAAAGACCCAATGGAAATGAGTAGCAAAACTTTAGGTTTGTTACTAGtaacaatagaataaaatagaatttaatttaaatctgTTTCTAGTACCAGTAAAATAGTAACTGCTCTGTTGTTTCTAGTTACAAATTTAAGATTTTTGCCGCTGATTTCCATGAGGATCTGTCTTTGTGATCAACTAATCAGATTTGACTAGTGTTTCAATTCCAGTTCTGActggaacatatatatatatatagcattattCATTAATTACTAATCATTTTAGTAGTAGTTTTAAATTAAAGTACTAGTACTTTTGGTGATTACTAGTATCTTATATTAGATACCCTATCAGTATTAAAAATAAGTACTagcagttcataaaaaaaataaaaatcaataaaaaaattctttgtaataaataattatttgtatcTGTTTAACAGGTTCTAATACGAAAAGAATATGTACCATATGCCTAATAATCTAATAAGAACTATTAACTATTGCTGGGTTTTTCAATCCTGATCCTGGGGACACACTACTCTACACTTAGGagttgtttttaattataataaaatgaaacggGGACACactggctcaatggttagcactgtggcctcacagcaagaaggtcgctggtttgagtcccggctgggtctgtGTAGAGTTAGTATGTTCTGTATatgacatgtgatataggtgaattaaataaactaaattggccataatgtatgagtgtgtgtgtatggatgtttcccagtattgggttgcagctgtaagggcatctgcataaaacatatgctggataagttggcggttcattctgctgtggcgaccactgataaaaaAAGGACgaagcagaaagaaaatgaatgaatgaaaataaacattacatgcCAGGGAAGACAGAAATGCAGCTTTTTTATTGTAAGATTCAGAAATCAAATACATATAAAGATTTAGATCTTCAAGACAAATCTGAAATAAAGGTTTACGCTTACAAAATTTACACTTGTGCATAAAATGTTGAGCCAAAAATAGAAGATCAAAtaggatcattcattcatttactttcttttcagcttagtccctttattaatctgaagtcgccacagcgggatgaaccgccaatttattcagcatatgcccttccagccacaacgcatcactgcaaaacacccatacattcccattcactacggaaaatttagcctaaccaattcacctacagcacatgtcattggacttgtgggggaaatcggagcacccggaggaaacccacgcaaacacggggagaacattcttgttgtgaggtgacagcgccaCCCACTgcgtacaggtgaaatgggtatgctaaattgtctgtagtgtataaatgcaagagtgtatgggtgtttcccagtgatgggttaaaatataagctggataagttggcggttcattctgctgtggcgaccactgataaattaAAGGACgaagcagaaagaaaatgaatgaatgaaaataaacattacatgcCAGGGAAGACAGAAATGCAGCTTTTTTATTAGAAGATTCAGAAATCAAATACATATAAAGATTTAGATCTTCAAGACAAATCTGAAATAAAGGTTTACGCTTACAAATGTTGAGCCAAAAATAGAAGATTAAataagatcattcattcatttactttcttttcagctgagcccctttattaatctgcggtcgccacagcgggatgaaccgccaatttattcagcagatgcccttccagccacaatgcatcactgcgaaacacccatacattcccattcactacggaaaatttagcctacccaattcacctacagcacatgtcattggacttgtgggggaaatcggagcacccggaggaaacccacgcaaacacggggagaacattcctgttgtgaggtgacagcgccaCCCACTGCGTACAGGTGAaatgctaaattgtctgtagtgtatgaatgccatagtgtatgggtgtttcccagtgatgggttgcagctggaagggcatccactgcttaaaatataagctggataagttggcggttcattccgctgtgctacAGAATtacagaaacaggacaaaaaaaaactagataataaatatattttaagaaaaggagtaagtagtgaatgcaaatatacaaactgACAAGTGTATGTGCAGGTATATCTATACACAACATTATATGTGCAGGTGTTATAAGCAAGTTGGGatgtaaagtatgttgttaaaGAAATTAAAAGTGTATAAAATGTAGTGATGGTTGTTTCACAGTTACTTTCATAAAGTGTTCATGAGATGTattgagggaagaaactgtttctgtgtttaGCTTTTATGGTGCACAGTGCTCTGTAGCGTCGACCAGAAGGTAAAAGctcaaagaggcagtgtgctgggtgtgaggggtccagagtaATTTTGGCAGCTCTctcgctctggataagtacagttcttggaGAGTAGGGAGGGTTGTATTAGTGATTCGCTCAGCAGTCCGAACTCTTTGTCGTAGTCTTCAGAGGTcagatttggtagctgagctaagCCAGACAGTTATTAATGTGCAGTGCAGCTGTTTGAGCAGCTCCTATAGAAGGTTGAACGTCATTTCATTTACAAATTCAAACAGTACTGCAATATGATACATAAATGTAAATCAAAAAAGCGCTCAAGACCTCTAATATTATCTGTAAATTTAAGATTGACAAGTAAACTACCATaattagtgtgtgtgaataaagagagagtgtatgggtgttttccagcacggtgctggtttgcagctggaagagctaGAATGCTAAAAACTCCACCACATGTATGCTTGTACATCAAACATTCAGCTCAATAACATTAAGCACAACTAATCTTTGTTAAATCTAcaaatgttgtcttttttgtgCCTGACTGATCTCTCTTGGAATGTTTTCACAGTAATCaaccttaaaaaaaacagaataaacacatcttttgtaaaaatgtgactttatttcaacatttagtacaaaattcataataattatcatcaGTTGTGAGGCTTGTCGCCCCAGCCTGATGTCAGTTTGTGTCCGTGTTCAGCTCAGCACCATCTTTACGATGGGCAGTTTCCAGTGGCACCACGTGGAGGAACGGACCTCGCCACCTATATATACAGGGTTTGGATTATCACTCACCATAAAATAACCTATATCACCTACATATAA is from Danio rerio strain Tuebingen ecotype United States chromosome 14, GRCz12tu, whole genome shotgun sequence and encodes:
- the pimr210 gene encoding uncharacterized protein pimr210, yielding MLFTVLGVIALFLRERDTNNTEEEVQNDVPPVRNSDGQEIDDWCKEPSLLEPVSVHSEEPSLEEPVSVHSEEPSLEEPVSAHSEEPSLEEPVSVHSEEPSLEEPVSVHSEEPSLVEPVSVHSEEPSLEEPVSVHSEEPSLEEPVSVHSEEPSLKEPVSVHSEEPSLVEPVSVHSEEPSLVEPVSVHSEEPSLVEPVSVHSEEPSLVEPVSVHSEEPSLEEPVSVHSEEPSLKEPVSVHSEEPSLVEPVSVHSEEPSLEEPVSVHSEEPSLEEPVSVHSEEPSLEEPVSVHSEEPSLEEPSLDLSFFSAESSWSEDLSSSFLTVESSWSDDLSSGFLTAESGCGDDEPLFVDSAEPEKLKEDKETQIIEINSHCYAIEAQLGEGGCGAVFSATRLEDGLQVAVKLSDFEEEKRFISVDGFEDPLPLEIALHFLANKGPKVKEIIELLDWKVEADRYFMVLEQPIPCMSLHEFLLDCEGIIPENKLRTIMYQTTVAAQTCCQRGVLHRDIKLENLLINPDTLEVKLIDFGCGDLLTEDSFQYFRGTREYFPPEFSSTGRYHGEPATVWSLGVVLFLLVFYRFPEQSDLPRMNNRRLRIKGLSRDCCDFFHGCLQLDPKDRLELQNLSSHKWIRTRTRRNDENCPNLTDGSSHSNHPITSN